The Marinobacter subterrani genome has a segment encoding these proteins:
- a CDS encoding gp436 family protein has product MDDLIERFGENELLDLVPDSTGAVIDQSVVDKAIEDASGEIDGFVSAGGYPVPMDPVPRIVTAYCTDIARYRLYDNRATDQVTKRYDDAVKFLRSVASGQVKLGTRVPTESSVGDAQFDTGRRTFNGGGF; this is encoded by the coding sequence CTGGATGACCTGATCGAGCGGTTCGGCGAGAACGAGCTGCTGGATCTGGTGCCTGACAGCACTGGGGCAGTCATCGACCAGTCGGTGGTCGACAAGGCCATTGAGGACGCCAGTGGCGAGATCGACGGCTTTGTGTCTGCCGGTGGCTATCCGGTGCCGATGGACCCGGTGCCGCGCATCGTCACCGCCTACTGCACGGACATCGCCCGGTACCGGCTCTACGACAACCGGGCAACTGATCAGGTGACCAAGCGCTACGACGACGCGGTCAAGTTCCTGCGCTCCGTGGCCAGCGGCCAGGTAAAGCTGGGCACCCGGGTACCGACGGAATCCTCGGTTGGTGACGCGCAGTTCGACACCGGCCGGCGCACCTTTAACGGCGGTGGCTTCTGA
- a CDS encoding DUF2635 domain-containing protein, producing the protein MAKERIYVKPRQRDPAKPAAGVLQVRRENGTPIPDEGAWVEPSQYIRRRLRDGDLVTATARKRRVPKPPPNPLTPRSKP; encoded by the coding sequence GTGGCCAAAGAACGCATTTACGTGAAGCCTCGCCAGCGTGACCCGGCCAAACCCGCCGCCGGTGTGCTGCAGGTGCGCCGGGAGAACGGCACGCCGATCCCGGACGAGGGCGCCTGGGTAGAACCCAGCCAGTACATCCGCCGTCGCCTGCGCGATGGCGACCTGGTAACGGCCACCGCCCGAAAAAGGCGAGTGCCAAAACCGCCGCCAAATCCACTGACACCCAGGAGTAAGCCATGA